A region of Dioscorea cayenensis subsp. rotundata cultivar TDr96_F1 chromosome 5, TDr96_F1_v2_PseudoChromosome.rev07_lg8_w22 25.fasta, whole genome shotgun sequence DNA encodes the following proteins:
- the LOC120261762 gene encoding transcription factor MYB30-like translates to MERQPWCDKTVKKGPWTPEEDIILASYIQEHGPRNWRSVPANTGLLRCSKSCRLRWTNYLRPGIKRGNFTDQEEKLIIHLQALLGNRWAAIAAHLPQRTDNDIKNHWNTHLKKKLSNMHMYHNYGDHQAIIAKGQWEKALQTDVHLAKRALSEAISLGLKPSTSAQCSCIKPPFSPSYALSMENISRLLQGWMTNDQSKSVAINGDEKKSADSPPHDQLQLQSPETWLFDEIAGEVRHESLGS, encoded by the exons ATGGAGAGGCAACCATGGTGTGACAAAACTGTGAAGAAAGGCCCTTGGACTCCAGAGGAGGACATCATTCTTGCTTCTTACATCCAAGAACATGGACCTCGCAACTGGAGGTCTGTTCCTGCAAACACTG GACTTTTGAGATGTAGCAAGAGCTGTAGGCTGAGATGGACTAATTATCTGAGGCCAGGAATCAAGAGAGGCAACTTCACTGATCAGGAAGAGAAGCTCATCATCCATCTCCAAGCTCTTCTTGGTAACAG ATGGGCAGCAATAGCTGCTCATCTCCCTCAGAGAACCGACAATGACATCAAGAACCACTGGAACACTCATCTGAAGAAGAAGTTGAGCAACATGCACATGTACCACAACTACGGTGACCATCAGGCCATCATCGCTAAAGGACAGTGGGAGAAGGCGCTGCAGACTGATGTCCACTTGGCTAAAAGAGCTCTTTCAGAAGCTATATCACTTGGCTTGAAGCCATCCACCTCAGCCCAATGCTCTTGCATCAAACCACCATTCTCACCATCCTATGCATTAAGCATGGAGAACATATCTCGGTTGCTTCAAGGTTGGATGACGAATGACCAATCAAAGTCTGTGGCTATCAATGGAGATGAGAAGAAGTCTGCAGACTCTCCACCTCATGACCAGCTGCAACTACAATCACCTGAAACATGGTTGTTTGATGAAATTGCTGGGGAGGTCAGGCATGAATCACTTGGAAGTTAA
- the LOC120260270 gene encoding uncharacterized protein LOC120260270: MDVLSTMFNNALASGILHGIALGDDNERVCHLQFVDDLLVMTTGGGEDLRIIKLILFLFEGLSGLQVNFSKTCLYSTQKNLELPTHLPNSLQCSKGVLPLTYLGVPISGGRPRRQDWEILISKVCRRLAAWKSKLLSLGGRLTLLNSVLSAVPTYWMSIFKLPCWVAKSIDAIRYDFLWSGPDGQHAKMRLVNWSRICRSKKQGGWGILNLTTFNNVLLVLDSKKARLEEPVAKIKRSLDFLSSRDVTQSVPPETSPNPGEM; this comes from the exons ATGGACGTCCTTAGCACCATGTTTAACAACGCCCTAGCCTCTGGGATCCTTCATGGAATTGCTCTTGGGGACGACAACGAAAGAGTTTGCCACCTTCAATTTGTAGATGATCTCCTTGTTATGACAACAGGGGGCGGAGAGGATCTGCGTATCATTAAattaatcctatttttatttGAGGGCCTCTCTGGGCTGCAAGTCAATTTCAGCAAGACATGCCTGTATTCAACCCAGAAAAATTTGGAGCTTCCTACCCATCTGCCTAATTCATTACAATGCAGTAAGGGAGTTCTGCCTCTAACCTATCTGGGTGTACCGATCTCTGGTGGTCGcccaagaagacaagattgGGAAATCTTAATTAGCAAAGTATGTCGTAGACTAGCGGCTTGGAAGTCCAAACTACTCTCTCTTGGTGGACGACTAACTCTCTTGAACTCTGTGCTCTCCGCTGTCCCAACTTATTGGATGTCAATCTTTAAATTGCCTTGTTGGGTTGCTAAATCGATTGATGCCATTCGATATGATTTTCTCTGGTCGGGGCCTGATGGTCAGCATGCGAAAATGAGATTAGTCAATTGGTCAAGGATTTGCAGGTCCAAAAAACAGGGAGGTTGGGGGATCCTAAACTTAACCACTTTTAATAACGTCCTGCTTg TTCTAGATTCGAAGAAGGCTAGATTAGAGGAACCAGTGGCTAAAATCAAGCGCAGCCTTGATTTTCTCTCATCGAGGGACGTGACACAGAGCGTCCCCCCTGAGACCTCCCCAAACCCTGGTGAGATGTAG
- the LOC120261885 gene encoding transcription factor MYB30-like, with translation MDWPPRCDKIVKKGPWTPEEDIVLASYIQEHGPCNWRAVPPNTGLLRCSKSCRLRWTNYLRPGIKRGNFTDQEEKLIIHLQALLGNRWATIASHLPQRTDNDIKNHWNTHLKKKLSNLHNYGDHQAIVAKGQWEKTLQKDVHLAKRAFSEALSLGLKPSSSVQCSCTKPPFSPSYSYALSTENISRLLQGWMKNDSSKSVPINQYEKKSADSLPQLPLQSPETWLLDEIAGEVMNDILRNN, from the exons ATGGACTGGCCACCACGGTGTGACAAAATTGTGAAGAAAGGTCCTTGGACTCCAGAAGAGGACATAGTTCTTGCTTCTTATATCCAAGAACATGGACCTTGCAACTGGAGGGCTGTTCCTCCAAACACTG GACTTTTGAGATGTAGCAAGAGCTGTAGGCTGAGATGGACTAATTATCTGAGGCCAGGAATCAAGAGAGGCAACTTCACTGATCAGGAAGAGAAGCTCATCATCCATCTCCAAGCTCTTCTTGGTAACAG ATGGGCAACAATAGCTTCTCATCTCCCTCAGAGAACAGACAATGACATCAAGAACCACTGGAACACTCATCTGAAGAAGAAGTTGAGCAACTTGCACAACTATGGTGACCATCAGGCCATCGTTGCTAAAGGACAGTGGGAGAAGACGCTGCAGAAAGATGTCCACCTGGCTAAAAGAGCTTTTTCCGAAGCTTTATCACTTGGCTTGAAGCCATCCAGCTCAGTCCAATGCTCTTGCACCAAACCACCATTCTCACCATCCTATTCCTATGCATTAAGcactgagaacatatctcggtTGCTTCAAGGCTGGATGAAGAATGACTCATCAAAGTCTGTGCCTATCAATCAATATGAGAAGAAGTCTGCAGACTCTCTACCTCAACTGCCACTACAGTCACCTGAAACATGGTTGCTAGATGAAATTGCTGGGGAGGTCATGAATGATATACTCCGAAATAATTAA
- the LOC120260596 gene encoding uncharacterized protein LOC120260596 isoform X1, whose product MHLISKVNTFFMDSRSSIRQGVLAKRRTHFQGNQFPITANAANRAAAYSTSNRMVNWNKPREAGTSFRRNDGEKSFAGKVVHCIPFVKHEEFDKALVDKCSQGVNENSINQDELWNEVAIGSHNRVIIYMVYV is encoded by the exons ATGCATTTGATATCAAAGGTTAACACCTTTTTCATGGACTCTAGATCATCTATTAGACAG GGTGTGCTTGCCAAGAGGAGGACTCACTTCCAAGGAAATCAGTTTCCCATCACTGCTAATGCAGCAAACAGGGCAGCTGCTTATTCCACCAGCAACAGGATGGTTAATTGGAACAAGCCAAG GGAAGCAGGCACTTCATTTAGGAGAAATGATGGTGAAAAAAGCTTTGCTGGAAAGGTAGTCCATTGTATTCCATTTGTTAAACAT GAGGAATTTGACAAAGCACTAGTAGATAAATGCAGTCAAGGGGTGAATGAGAATTCTATTAACCAAGACGAATTATGGAATGAGGTAGCCATTGGGAGTCATAACAGAGTGATAATATACATGGTTTACGTTTAG
- the LOC120260596 gene encoding uncharacterized protein LOC120260596 isoform X2, protein MHLISKVNTFFMDSRSSIRQGVLAKRRTHFQGNQFPITANAANRAAAYSTSNRMVNWNKPREAGTSFRRNDGEKSFAGKEEFDKALVDKCSQGVNENSINQDELWNEVAIGSHNRVIIYMVYV, encoded by the exons ATGCATTTGATATCAAAGGTTAACACCTTTTTCATGGACTCTAGATCATCTATTAGACAG GGTGTGCTTGCCAAGAGGAGGACTCACTTCCAAGGAAATCAGTTTCCCATCACTGCTAATGCAGCAAACAGGGCAGCTGCTTATTCCACCAGCAACAGGATGGTTAATTGGAACAAGCCAAG GGAAGCAGGCACTTCATTTAGGAGAAATGATGGTGAAAAAAGCTTTGCTGGAAAG GAGGAATTTGACAAAGCACTAGTAGATAAATGCAGTCAAGGGGTGAATGAGAATTCTATTAACCAAGACGAATTATGGAATGAGGTAGCCATTGGGAGTCATAACAGAGTGATAATATACATGGTTTACGTTTAG